From Callithrix jacchus isolate 240 chromosome 3, calJac240_pri, whole genome shotgun sequence, a single genomic window includes:
- the IL15 gene encoding interleukin-15 isoform X2, whose protein sequence is MVLGTIDLYSCFSAALPKTEAIWVDVISDLRRIQDLIQSIHIDATLYTESDIHPRCKVTAMKCFLLELQVISLESNNTNINDTIENLLILANRSLSSNGTITESGCKECEELEEKNIKEFLQSFVHIVQMFIYTS, encoded by the exons CTGTTTTAGTGCAGCACTTCCTAAAACAGAAGCCATCTGGGTGGATGTAATAAGTGATTTGAGAAGAATTCAAGATCTTATTCAA tcTATACATATTGATGCTACTTTATATACGGAAAGTGATATTCAT cccAGGTGCAAAGTAACAGCAATGAAGTGCTTTCTCTTGGAGTTACAAGTTATTTCACTTGAGTCCAACAATACAAATATTAATGATACAATAGAAAATCTTCTCATCCTAGCAAACAGAAGTTTATCTTCTAATGGG aCTATTACAGAATCTGGATGCAAAGAATGTGAGgaattggaggaaaaaaatattaaagaatttttGCAGAGTTTTGTACATATTGTCCAAATGTTCATCTATACTTCTTAA